Genomic DNA from Mesotoga sp. UBA6090:
GCAGATCTTGATCAGAGAGAAGAAGAGGGTTCGTGCTGGCTTTCTTGCAAGATACTTTTTCTACGGTATCTGTTTTGCTACGGCGGCCACCATCTCGCTTGAATTCTTCCTTGGAAGCTTTCTCGGCGTGATGAACCTAAAAATCGCCGCTATAGCCTTTGGGAGGTGGCTCTGTGAAACTTAATCTAACCAGGTCCGACAAGGTATTTCTTGGAGGTATCTTTGGCGGATATATTGCCGTAATAATCTACATAGTTGCCACGGGCTACAAGTTCCAGCTTGAGGGTGTCGGCCAGAGGTGGATCTATCAGTTGCCTTTCGGAGAAGGACCCCTTAGCAGAGTCAATCCGCTTACGATAATAATGACCTGGGTCGTCATGGCGATAATCATATTCTTGGCAACGAGAGTGAAAGTCTTCAAGATTATTCCAGGCAAGAAACAGAGTCTTTTGGAAGTGCTGCTAGATTACATACTAGATCTTGTGAAAGGCTCGGTTACTAGGAAAGAGTTTGTGAGGCCGATATTTGACATAGCCGCTTCACTTTTCCTGTTCATTATCGTGTCGAATTTCGTAGCTAGTTTCCCCGGCATCAACGCGATTCCTCTGGAGGGAGGAGGGGTCAAGCTCACAATCCTCTCGGATACTTGGTACGCGCCCACTTCAGATCTCAATATGAACCTCATGCTCGCATTCTTCGTTTTTGTCATGAGCCACGTTTACGCTATAAAAGTGAAGGGCTGGAAGAACTGGGGCAAGAGTTTCTTTGAACCGATCTGGTGGATGTTTCCCATAAACTTGATTGGCGAGATAGCGAAGCCCTTATCCCATGCATTAAGGCTTTTTGGAAACATCATGGGAGGAGCGATCTTGATAGTCATCCTCGGATATCTAGTCAAGTACATTGTTCTGCCGGCGGCGTTGTGGGGTATCTTCGGACTGTTCTTTGGAGCTATCCAGGCATTGATATTTGCGATACTTGCAATAGCATATACTAGCTCATTAATAGAGTAAGGAGGTTTTATTGTGGATATTGGAGAAGGTTTGATGTTGATGGGAAAGTTTATCGGTGCTGGACTTGCAATGGGAATAGGTGCAATCGGAGCCGGGATCGGTGAAGGTAGAATCGGTGCTAGTGCGATGGAAGCGATGGCAAGACAGCCGGAAATGATAGGAACACTGACAACCAGAATGATTCTGGCAGACGCAATTGCAGAGACCACCGGTATTTATTCTCTTGTCATAGCATTCATGATTCTTCTGGTAGTCTAAACATTTTCCCCTGAGTAGAGGAGGGGTGATAACTTGATTGAACTTAATCTGACAGCCATATTGTCGATACTGAACTTTCTACTGCTCTTCTTTGTGCTGAAGAAGCTGCTTTTCGATAAGTTCTTTGATGTGATGAAGCAGCGCAAAGAGAAGATTCAGAGCGAAATCGCAGAAGCCGAAAAGATGCGGACTGAAGCAAATGAACTGAAGAGAGAATATCAAGCAAAGATCGAAGAAGCCCGTTCTACTTCCGAAGAGATCGTCTCTCGGGCTGAAAAACAGGCGGAGGAAATCGTAAGAAACGCGAGAGAAGATGCCCAACAGGAGATACAGAGAATGTACAAGTCTGCCGAGCTTCAGATTCAGCGTGAACGCGATGAGGCTGCCGGCGAAATCAAGGGCGCGATTGTGACCGCAGCCGTTGCAATGGTGGGAAGATTCCTTCAGAAGGAGATGGACGATACTGCCAAGAAGCAGTATGCAAAGAGGATTCTTGAGAGCATGGGTGACAAGGAGTGAAGAGAATCCTTTCTCTGGCCGCCAAGTATTCGAACGCGCTCTTTTTGAGCCTTCCTCCGTCCAATAGAGAGAAAGCACGATCTCAGCTGCATGAGCTTTCTGAGATTGTTTCTAATGCTGAACTCTCAGAGTTTCTTTTCGATCCGACGCTCTCGGCCGAGAGAAAGGCAAGCATTCTTCTGAGCTTCGTTCAAAAGCCTCTGAAACAGATAGAGAGATTAGTTTCTCTTCTTGTATCGATGAAGCGGCTTGAACTCCTGGCAGATATTGAAATCTCGTTTGGCGCTAGACTGCTTTTTGAAAGTAATAGGATAGATGTGGAAATTGATTCTCCAGTGGAACTCGGTACCGAAGAGAGAGAGGAAATTCTGAAGAAAGTCAAGGAAATAACGGGAATGGAAGGGGTTCTGAAGGTCAACCTTAACCCTAATCTAATCGCAGGATATGTGATCAGGTTCAGAGATGAAGTAATAGATACAAGTCTCAGCGGTCGTTTGAAGAGAGTGAGCCAGGAGCTGGGATCGGACCCTCGGGAGGTGAATGAGTGAAGATCAGTCCATCTGAGATTACGAGAGTTATACAGAATCAGTTAGAAAAGACTGATATAGAGTTTGATTATTTCGAAGCGGGAAAGGTCATCCAAATAGGTGACGGCATTGCAAGGGCTTACGGCCTCAAAGGCGTCATGGCAAATGAGCTGGTGAAATTCGAGAATAACGTCTTCGGTCTTGCGTTGAACCTTGAAGAGGACAATGTAGGAATTGTTATTCTAGGAGAATATGAGCAGATAAAGGAAGGCGATCTCGTCAGACGAACCGGAAGGATCATGGAAGTCCCCACAGGGCCGGAGCTTCTGGGAAGAGTCGTAAATCCTCTCGGGATCCCTCTAGATGGAAAGGGGCCGATCAAAACAGAGAATTTTAGACCTGTTGAAGTCAAGGCAACTGGCGTAGTAATGAGAAAACCGGTCGACACTCCTCTGCAGACCGGAATAAAAGCAATTGATGCGACAATCCCCATTGGAAGAGGGCAGAGAGAGTTGATAATTGGGGATAGGCAGACGGGGAAGACGGCCATGGCGATCGACGCGATAATAAACCAGAAGGGACAGGGCGTCAAGTGTATCTACGTTGCAATAGGACAGAAGACGGCCTCCCTTGCAAGGATTATCGATAAGCTGAACCAGTTTGGTGCGATGGAGTACACGACGATTGTCTTCGCTTCGGCTTCCGAAACGGCGTCGCTCTCCTATCTCGCTCCCTATGCGGGAGCTGCAATGGGCGAGCACTTCATGTTTGAAGGCCAGGACTCTCTTGTAATATATGACGACCTTTCCAAGCACGCGGCTTCCTACAGAGAACTCTCATTGCTGCTTAGAAGGCCGCCGGGAAGAGAGGCTTATCCCGGAGATGTCTTCTATCTACACTCCAGGTTGCTCGAGAGAGCGGCAAGACTGAACGAAAACTACGGCGGAGGATCGCTCACGGCGTTGCCCATAATTGAGACGCAGGCAAACGACGTATCGGCATTCATACCGACAAACGTGATATCCATAACCGATGGACAGATATACCTGGATCCAAACCTCTTCTACGCGGGAAATCGGCCGGCAATCAATGTTGGCCTTTCAGTTTCGAGGGTTGGAGGTGCTGCGCAGATAAAGGCAATGAAGAAGATTGCGGGAAGTCTTCGAATCGAGCTGGCTCAGTACAGAGATTTGCTCTCTTTTGCCCAGTTCGCGACTGAACTCGATAAAGCCACTCGCGACCAACTGACAAGGGGAGAGAAACTGACGGAACTTCTTAAACAGGATCAGTACGTCCCAATGCCCGTTGAAGAGCAGGTTGTCGTTCTTTATGCCGGAACCAAGGGCTATCTGGATGAGATGGAAAACTCAAAGATTTCGAGCTTCGAGACCTCTCTTCTGAAGACTCTTCGAAGCTCTTACAGTGATGTGCTGAATTCAATAAAAGAGAAGAAGTCAATCGAACATGAAACTGAGACTCGTCTTAAGATGGCTATAGAAGAGACTAAGAAACTGTTTACTGAGCGGGGATGATTGACGGTGAGCAAGGGTAAACTGCGGACGATAAAGAAACGCATCGAGTCAACGAACTCGACGATGCAGATTACCCGCGCTATGGAGATGGTCGCGCGGGCAAAAATAAACAAAGTTCAAAAGGGGCTGAAGTTCGTCAGGCTATACGAAAGAGCGATGGAAAGGGCGCTTACCAGAGCTTACTTTGGAGATACGAACCATCCGGAAACCGGGGGACAAGGAGATATCCTTCTTGTAGTCAGCTCGGATATGGGGCTTGCCGGCGCTTTCAATGCCGAGATAATGAAGGCCGCAGAGCGCGAAGTTGAAAGATCGGATATCATACACATCGTTACGGTTGGCATCAAGGCAGAAAGCTATTTCAAGAAGAGCGGGTTGCCTATTACCGCTTTCAGTCATTTCTACGATACTCCCGATCTTGACGAGGCGGCGATCATCGTTGACGACATTGTCGATGTCATGGAAGAAAAGAAAGCGTCAGGCTTGAAAATGGTTTTCAGCCATTTCAAGAATCCTCTCGCTCAGATGCCCAAAACCGTCAGGCTGCTTCCAGTTGAAGATCTCGAAAAGCCCGACAATGACTTATTTGATTTTGAACCTGAAATCGAGGTTCTGTATAAAGATGTTCTTAATACATGGCTTGTGGCAAAGGTTCTTCAGGGCTTGTATGAAACGAAGGTCGGGGAGCTCTTCTCCAGACAATCCGCAATGAAGAATGCAACTGAGAATGCGAAAAGTATGATAGAACAGTTGACTTTGGTAAGAAACAAACTGCGCCAGTCGAATATCACTCAGGAGATAATAGAAGTTGTAAACGGCGCCGAGGCTCTTAACGGTTAATTGATTTTGGAGGTGTGAGTGTGCCCGACAAAAAGGAAAAAAACATTGGGAAAATAGTCGCGATAACCGGTCCTGTCGTAGACGTATCGTTTGAGGGAGGGCGACTTCCCGACATTTTGAACGCCCTAAAAGTAAAGAACGAATTCTTAGATAAAGAGATAGTCCTCGAAGTTGCCCAGTTAATAGGTGATAACAGTGTCAGGACCATTGCCATGGACAGCACTGATGGACTCGTGAGAGGCCAGGAAGTTCTTGACACGGAAACACAGATTAAAGTACCAGTAGGAGAGGAGATTCTCGGACGAATGTTCAATCTTCTCGGGGAACCGATAGACGAGCACGGTGAAGTGAAGTTTTCCGATCACTGGGA
This window encodes:
- the atpF gene encoding F0F1 ATP synthase subunit B, translating into MIELNLTAILSILNFLLLFFVLKKLLFDKFFDVMKQRKEKIQSEIAEAEKMRTEANELKREYQAKIEEARSTSEEIVSRAEKQAEEIVRNAREDAQQEIQRMYKSAELQIQRERDEAAGEIKGAIVTAAVAMVGRFLQKEMDDTAKKQYAKRILESMGDKE
- the atpA gene encoding F0F1 ATP synthase subunit alpha gives rise to the protein MKISPSEITRVIQNQLEKTDIEFDYFEAGKVIQIGDGIARAYGLKGVMANELVKFENNVFGLALNLEEDNVGIVILGEYEQIKEGDLVRRTGRIMEVPTGPELLGRVVNPLGIPLDGKGPIKTENFRPVEVKATGVVMRKPVDTPLQTGIKAIDATIPIGRGQRELIIGDRQTGKTAMAIDAIINQKGQGVKCIYVAIGQKTASLARIIDKLNQFGAMEYTTIVFASASETASLSYLAPYAGAAMGEHFMFEGQDSLVIYDDLSKHAASYRELSLLLRRPPGREAYPGDVFYLHSRLLERAARLNENYGGGSLTALPIIETQANDVSAFIPTNVISITDGQIYLDPNLFYAGNRPAINVGLSVSRVGGAAQIKAMKKIAGSLRIELAQYRDLLSFAQFATELDKATRDQLTRGEKLTELLKQDQYVPMPVEEQVVVLYAGTKGYLDEMENSKISSFETSLLKTLRSSYSDVLNSIKEKKSIEHETETRLKMAIEETKKLFTERG
- the atpB gene encoding F0F1 ATP synthase subunit A, with the translated sequence MKLNLTRSDKVFLGGIFGGYIAVIIYIVATGYKFQLEGVGQRWIYQLPFGEGPLSRVNPLTIIMTWVVMAIIIFLATRVKVFKIIPGKKQSLLEVLLDYILDLVKGSVTRKEFVRPIFDIAASLFLFIIVSNFVASFPGINAIPLEGGGVKLTILSDTWYAPTSDLNMNLMLAFFVFVMSHVYAIKVKGWKNWGKSFFEPIWWMFPINLIGEIAKPLSHALRLFGNIMGGAILIVILGYLVKYIVLPAALWGIFGLFFGAIQALIFAILAIAYTSSLIE
- a CDS encoding F0F1 ATP synthase subunit C; translated protein: MDIGEGLMLMGKFIGAGLAMGIGAIGAGIGEGRIGASAMEAMARQPEMIGTLTTRMILADAIAETTGIYSLVIAFMILLVV
- the atpH gene encoding ATP synthase F1 subunit delta, with product MKRILSLAAKYSNALFLSLPPSNREKARSQLHELSEIVSNAELSEFLFDPTLSAERKASILLSFVQKPLKQIERLVSLLVSMKRLELLADIEISFGARLLFESNRIDVEIDSPVELGTEEREEILKKVKEITGMEGVLKVNLNPNLIAGYVIRFRDEVIDTSLSGRLKRVSQELGSDPREVNE
- the atpG gene encoding ATP synthase F1 subunit gamma, with translation MSKGKLRTIKKRIESTNSTMQITRAMEMVARAKINKVQKGLKFVRLYERAMERALTRAYFGDTNHPETGGQGDILLVVSSDMGLAGAFNAEIMKAAEREVERSDIIHIVTVGIKAESYFKKSGLPITAFSHFYDTPDLDEAAIIVDDIVDVMEEKKASGLKMVFSHFKNPLAQMPKTVRLLPVEDLEKPDNDLFDFEPEIEVLYKDVLNTWLVAKVLQGLYETKVGELFSRQSAMKNATENAKSMIEQLTLVRNKLRQSNITQEIIEVVNGAEALNG